The Rathayibacter caricis DSM 15933 genomic sequence GTGTTCTGGCGCACCTACTGGAAGGGCTGGCTCGAGCAGAACCCGGAGGTGTGGCGCCGCTACCGCCGCGAGGTGGACGACCTCGCCGCGGCCGGCCTCCCGTCGGGGTACCGCGACGCGATCGGCGGGCGGAGCGGCATCGACGCGATGGACGAGTGGGTGCGCGAGCTCGTCGAGACCGGCTACCTGCACAACCACACGCGCATGTGGTTCGCGAGCATCTGGATCTTCACCCTCGAGCTGCCCTGGCAGCTCGGCGCGGACTTCTTCTACCGGCACCTGCTCGACGGCGACGCCGCGTCGAACACGCTGTCGTGGAGGTGGGTCGCCGGCCTCCAGACACCGGGCAAGACCTACCTGGCGTCCGCCTCCAACATCGCGCGGTACACCGACGGGCGCTTCTCTCCGCAGGGCCTCGCCACCACGGCTCCCGCGCTGCTGGAGGAGCACTTCCCGCCCCGGGAGGCGATCGGCTCGGACGACGTGGTCGGGACCGTCGGCGCCCGCCCCGGCCTCCTGCTGCACGAGGAGGACCTCGACGCCGAGAGCCTCCTCGCCGAGCAGCCCGGCCTGGCGGACCGGATCGTGGCGAGCGCCGCGGCCGCCGACGCCCAGGAGCGCTCCCCGCTCGCGGTGTCGGAGGCGGTGCAGGCCTTCACCGGAGCGGCCCTCGTCGACGCCGCGTCCCGTGCGCAGGATGCAGGTGGTCGGCCGGCCCG encodes the following:
- a CDS encoding FAD-binding domain-containing protein is translated as MFLPTRAAGLDALADFVPRAGGAYARDRNHDLGSSRDNVSGLSPYLRHRLVTEREVVAAVLARHRLTAAEKFVQEVFWRTYWKGWLEQNPEVWRRYRREVDDLAAAGLPSGYRDAIGGRSGIDAMDEWVRELVETGYLHNHTRMWFASIWIFTLELPWQLGADFFYRHLLDGDAASNTLSWRWVAGLQTPGKTYLASASNIARYTDGRFSPQGLATTAPALLEEHFPPREAIGSDDVVGTVGARPGLLLHEEDLDAESLLAEQPGLADRIVASAAAADAQERSPLAVSEAVQAFTGAALVDAASRAQDAGGRPARLLADARPATVLEWATSERLDTVVVPYAPVGPVRERLDALRPALAGEGVALVTVRRRWDGTAWPSASRGFFAFQKRIPVLVRGLDEPSDAVRLF